A single genomic interval of Tursiops truncatus isolate mTurTru1 chromosome 1, mTurTru1.mat.Y, whole genome shotgun sequence harbors:
- the DRAM2 gene encoding DNA damage-regulated autophagy modulator protein 2 isoform X2 has translation MGSLYMFVQTILSYQMQPKIHGKQVFWIRLLLVIWCGVSAFSMLTCSSLLYSGSFGADIVQKLHWNPEDKGYVLHMITTAAEWSMSLSFFGFFLTYIRDFQKISLRVEATLHGLTLYDTAPCPINNERTRLLSRDV, from the exons ATGGGCTCATTATACATGTTTGTTCAGACTATCCTTTCCTACCAAATGCAGCCCAAAATTCACGGCAAACAAGTCTTCTGGATCAGACTACTGTTGGTTATCTGGTGTGGAGTAAGTGCATTTAGCA TGCTGACTTGTTCATCACTTTTGTACAGTGGCAGTTTTGGTGCTGATATAGTACAGAAACTCCATTGGAATCCTGAGGACAAA GGTTATGTGCTTCACATGATCACTACTGCAGCAGAATGGTCTATGTCACTTTCCTTCTTCGGTTTTTTCCTGACTTACATTCGTGATTTTCAG aaAATTTCTTTACGGGTAGAAGCCACTTTACATGGATTAACCCTCTATGACACTGCTCCTTGCCCTATTAACAATGAACGAACACGGCTACTTTCCAGAGATGTATGA